The following are encoded together in the Pelosinus sp. IPA-1 genome:
- a CDS encoding methyl-accepting chemotaxis protein — translation MEKKRFPIRLQLAGMFTVVAALLLLVLGYTLYEFRQAGNEAEIIVTQTSVRLVTVKNAHTEFTRALLDMRGYLFYPDGAAYEQGYRDKIAKSLAMVKEVKPQLVLPEAREKAEKLEKALNQYMVYADTRLFPARKANDPRWLQVAGEGRTMVQEIDENFLQLSEMQKKYLDQSGMAVVESSKTSRNIATTSSIAIILLVIGVVYWYSGNMAKRLGTISRDLSQVGKLDLLGKDLIPAHNDEIGDMGLVINEMRQSLKSFVRQIADNSQTLAASSEELSATVSEHVKAVETVAQSISGIAAGAIQNADNISNISATLEEISAGSEEISAGAAEVNLSTQNAVKEAGKGMEMLAEVVNQNEYINQSMNEITIVTTNLSQGSEKIKGIVDVINGIAAQTNLLALNAAIEAARAGEAGRGFAVVADEVRKLAEQSATATKDIAEIIIKMSEEINFAVASVGKANQEVLKGKESAVTTQEGFKIIIEKLEGVKTGVEQIAVAVDETARGTQTMVVSVENISLVAQKTSDNSGTAAASAEEQSAGMLEINQNADNLAHLATDMMGIVKKFKV, via the coding sequence ATGGAAAAAAAACGTTTTCCGATCCGGCTACAGCTAGCTGGTATGTTTACAGTGGTAGCGGCTTTATTGCTGCTTGTGCTGGGTTATACATTATATGAATTTAGACAAGCAGGTAATGAGGCAGAAATCATTGTGACTCAGACATCAGTAAGATTAGTTACAGTAAAAAACGCACACACTGAATTTACCAGAGCCCTTCTTGATATGCGGGGATATTTATTTTATCCCGATGGTGCCGCCTATGAGCAGGGCTATCGAGATAAAATAGCTAAAAGTTTAGCAATGGTAAAGGAGGTTAAACCTCAGTTAGTATTACCAGAAGCTCGAGAAAAGGCTGAAAAACTAGAAAAAGCGTTAAATCAGTATATGGTATATGCAGATACGAGATTATTTCCTGCTCGTAAGGCGAATGACCCGCGTTGGCTTCAAGTAGCGGGTGAAGGAAGAACCATGGTACAGGAAATTGATGAAAATTTTCTACAGTTGTCCGAGATGCAAAAGAAATATTTAGATCAAAGCGGTATGGCGGTGGTGGAATCCTCTAAAACCAGCCGTAACATAGCGACCACAAGCAGTATTGCCATAATCCTATTGGTTATTGGAGTAGTATATTGGTATAGTGGCAATATGGCAAAAAGACTAGGGACTATTAGTAGAGATTTGTCACAAGTGGGTAAACTAGACCTGCTAGGCAAAGATTTAATTCCAGCCCATAATGACGAGATTGGTGATATGGGTCTTGTAATAAATGAAATGCGTCAGTCACTTAAATCCTTTGTTCGCCAAATCGCAGATAATAGCCAGACCTTAGCGGCGTCTAGTGAAGAGTTAAGCGCGACGGTTTCTGAACATGTAAAAGCTGTAGAGACAGTGGCACAAAGTATAAGTGGAATTGCTGCCGGCGCTATTCAAAATGCGGATAACATTAGTAATATTTCGGCTACCTTAGAGGAAATCTCAGCAGGTTCGGAAGAAATTAGTGCTGGAGCCGCCGAAGTGAATCTTAGTACGCAAAATGCAGTAAAAGAAGCTGGCAAGGGGATGGAAATGCTGGCAGAAGTAGTAAATCAAAACGAATATATTAATCAATCAATGAATGAGATAACAATTGTGACAACTAACTTATCCCAGGGTTCAGAAAAGATCAAGGGTATTGTTGATGTAATTAATGGAATTGCTGCCCAAACTAATTTGCTGGCCCTTAACGCAGCCATTGAAGCAGCACGAGCTGGTGAGGCTGGTCGAGGCTTTGCAGTAGTAGCAGATGAAGTACGGAAATTGGCAGAGCAAAGCGCTACTGCTACTAAGGATATTGCAGAAATCATTATAAAAATGAGTGAAGAAATTAATTTTGCTGTTGCCTCCGTCGGTAAAGCGAACCAAGAAGTTCTCAAAGGTAAGGAATCTGCTGTAACAACGCAAGAAGGATTTAAAATTATTATTGAGAAACTGGAGGGAGTAAAGACGGGCGTGGAGCAAATCGCAGTAGCTGTTGATGAAACCGCGAGGGGCACACAAACTATGGTAGTAAGTGTAGAGAATATTAGCCTCGTAGCTCAAAAAACATCGGACAACTCTGGAACTGCGGCTGCATCGGCTGAGGAACAAAGTGCCGGCATGTTGGAGATTAACCAGAATGCTGACAATTTAGCTCATTTGGCGACAGACATGATGGGAATTGTTAAGAAATTTAAAGTGTAA